The following proteins come from a genomic window of Nicotiana tomentosiformis chromosome 12, ASM39032v3, whole genome shotgun sequence:
- the LOC138902199 gene encoding uncharacterized protein: protein MAEELKKLNARVQNVKGGKGVEGLNNEDLCIQPDVELPEGYKPPKFEMFDETGDPKVHLRTYYDKLVGIGWDKRISMKLFMRSLTGDALPWCISQNPNKWVNWVSMASDFMDQIRFNTENAPGIFYIQNLKKKPSETFCEYATRWRSEAAKVRPVLKEEQMNKFFVKAQDP, encoded by the coding sequence atggcagaagaactcaagaaacttaacGCCAGGGTTCAAAATGTCAAAGGGGGCAAAGGCGTCGAGGGTTTGAAtaatgaagatttgtgtattcagccggacgtagaactgccagagggttataaacctcccaagttcgaaatgttcgacgaaactggtgatccgaaggtgcacttgagaacgtattatgacaagcttgtaggaaTTGGCTGGGATAAAAGAATcagcatgaagctgttcatgagaagcctcactggagacgccTTGCCTTGGtgcatcagtcagaacccaaataAATGGGtcaattgggtaagcatggcatcggatttcatggatcagatcaggtttaacacagaaaacgcaccaggcattttctacattcaaaatctcaagaagaagccatcGGAAACTTTCTGCgaatatgctactcggtggagatctgaagctgcaaaagtgaggccagtgctgaaagaagaacagatgaataagttcttcgtcaaagCTCAGGACCCGTaa